The segment CACTCGCTGAGCAGGTTCATCGTTTCGCTGCGCCCTGCCCCGTCGACCCCGTGCAGCAGGATCAGCAGCGGGAACTCTGCACGTTCGAGCAGACGGTACTGTGCGGCAAGCAGGTCGTCGCGCAATCCGGACACTTCGCGCCGATAGCGTTCCTTGCCGATGCGGTGACCGATCGTCGCGGATTCGAACATCGGCTCCCGCTCCTCGTGTGACGTTCCGGCAAGGTGGCCTGAATGCGGATTCCGATTTAATCACGCGACACGCGGCGTACACCATCGCGCTGCGACCGGGTCCTCGCGGGGGATTTTCACTCGCCGCGATCACCCCTATGCTTGGCATCGATCCGTGGCTCGGGCGCACCCGGCCAGCCAGGCCACGACCACGAACGACACACCGGACCCCCCCATGGCTGACGCTGCATTCCGCCACCTGCGCCGCTTCGCGGCGTGCCTGGCGCTGCTCGCGTGTGCGCCAGGCCTTGCCGGCACCGCCGCATGGAAACCCGATGCGCTGGTTCCCGGCTCGCCGTTCCGTGGCCTGCACGGACTGGCGTTCGGACCCGACGGCATGATCTACGCCGGCAGCGTGATCGGACAGGCGATCCACCGCGTCGATCCGGCGACCGGTGCCAGCAGCGTCGTGGTAGCGCCACCGCACGGCGAGGCGGACGACGTCGAATTCGGGCCCGACGGCACGATGTACTGGACCGGCTTCACCCAGGGCACGCTGAACTCGCGCACCCCGGACGGCTCGTTGCACGTGATTGCACGCGGGCTGCCCGGGCTGAATTCGCTGGCGCTCGATGCGCGTGGCAGGCTGTTCGGTTCGCAGGTCTTCATGGACGACGCGCTGTGGGAATTCGACACCACGGGCAAGCGCGAACCCCGGCTGGTACGGCGCGATCTCGGCGGCCTCAACGGTTTTGACTTCGGCGCCGACGGACGCCTGTGCGGCCCGCTGTGGTTTCGCGGCCAGATCGTGTGCATCGATGTGGACAGCGGCCAGACCGACGTGGTGGCGCAAGGGCTGAAGCAGCCAGCGGCGGCGAACTTCGATTCGCAGGGCCGGCTGTTCGCGATCGACAACGAGACCGGAGAAATCTTCCGCATCGACATCGCAGCCAAACGCCGCGAACTTGTCGCGACCGCACCCTCCAACCTCGACAACCTCGCGTTTGCGCCCGATGACCGCCTGTTCGTGACCAATATGGCGGACAACGCAATCTACGAGGTGAACCTCGCCGACGGCAGCGTGCGCACCGTGGTGGCGAGTGCGCTCACCCTGCCCGGTGGCATCGCGGTGGATGGACGCACGCTGTATGTTGCCGACACCTTCAGCATCGCGGCGGTGGAACTGCCCACAGGCCACGTCAGGGACGTGAGCCGCACGCTGAACGATTCGGCCTACCCGCAGCTCGCCGCCACCTCACCCGGGCGCCTGGCGACCGCCAGCACGCAAACCGGCCTCCTGCAACTGCGCGACACCGCAACCGGTGCGGTCATCGGCCGCTGGTCCGGACTGGCGCAGCCACTCGCGCTCGCCATGCCGGATGCGGGGCACATCGCCGTCGCGGAAGCCGCCACCGGTGGCCGCCTCCTGCTCCTCGATGCACACGACAGCGTGGCGCGCCAGGTCATCGCCAGCGGATTCGACGTACCCGGCGGCCTGGTGGTGACCGCCGACGGTTACGTACTCACCGGGCAAAGTGCCGGAGAAGTGATCATGCTCGGGCACGCCGGCACGCGGCGCACGCTCGCGCGCGGACTGGCACGACCGCAAGGCATCGCCGCCCTGTCCGATGGCTCGCTGGTGCTGGTGGAGGTCGGTGCACGGCGGCTGCTGCGACTCGATCCGCACAGCGGTGAGATCACCGTCGTCGCGCACGATCTGCCGCTGGGAATTCCGGGCCGTGACGGGCAGGCACCCGAAGCGGCACCGATCGGGGTGGCGGTCGACGCCGAGGACACGATCTACCTCGGCATCGATCGTGACGGCAGTATCCTGCGCCTGCGCCGGCACTGAGGGAACAATGCAGATAATCAACACCCCCGGGATGACGTCGCTGGATCATCCATGCGTATAATTCGCGCCCCGGCCTGCAGATACCCCGTGTGGTCGCCGGAGTAACAACGAACGAACGAAAGCCAGGAGACAGCGCATGCTGATAGGCGTTGCACGAGAGCAACTGGACGGCGAGAACCGCACCGCACTGATACCGGCGAACGTGCAAAAGCTGGTGCGTGCAGGTGCCGAGGTGCTGATCGAAGCAGGATCGGGACTCGGCGCGGGATACGCCGACGCCGAGTACGAAGCCGCAGGAGCGCGCATCAGCGCCGACCGGCGCGACGTGCTCTCGCGCGCCGACCTCGTGCTGCGGCTGCACAAGCCATCGATCGACGAGGTGGCGATGCTGAAGCGCGGTGCGATCCACGTCAGCTACCTCGACCCGTTCAACGAAGCCGCACTGATCGACGCCTTCGCAACCGCAGGCGTCAGCTCGATCAGCATGGAGATGATCCCGCGCACGACGCGCTCGCAGAAGATGGACGCGCTGAGTTCGCAGGCGAACCTTGCCGGCTACGTGATGGTGCTGATGGCCACCACGCGGTTGCCGCGCATCCTGCCGATGATGATGACGCCGGCCGGAACCCTGAAGCCGGCCCATGTGTTCGTGATTGGCGCCGGAGTTGCCGGGCTGCAGGCGATCGCGACCGCGCGCCGGCTGGGTGCCAAGGTGGTGGCCTTCGATACGCGTGCAGTGGTTGCCGAGCAGGTACACTCGCTCGGCGCCAAGTTCCTCGAGATCGACCTCGGCGAGACCGGACAGACCAAGGACGGCTACGCAGTGCAGCTCACGCCGGAGCAACTGGAGAAGCAGAAGCAGGGGCAGGCGAAACAGATCGCCGAGTCGGACGTCGTGATCACGACCGCGCAGGTGTTCGGCCGCAAGCCACCGATACTGGTCACGCGCGACATGATGGCAGGGATGCGCCCCGGCAGCGTGATCGTCGACATGGCCGCCGAAACCGGCGGCAACGTCGAGGGCTCGGTCGCCGGCCAGACGGTCGTGGTGAACGGCGTCACGATCGTCGGCGACGGCAACTGGGCCAACCAGGTGGCACGCGACGCCAGCCAGATGTACTCATCGAACCTGTATAACCTGATCGAAGAGTTCTGGAACAAGGACGAGAAGCGGATGGTGCTGAACTTCGACGACGACATCATCCAGGGCTGCGTGATCACGCACGACGGTGCGATCGTGAACCAGACCATCAAGAATCTGAAGCGCTGAGGGCCGCCACGTGGAACCCGTATACCTGATATTCATCCTGATGCTTTCGATATTTCTCGGCTTCGAGCTGATCAACAAGGTGCCTTCGACACTGCACACACCGCTGATGTCGGGCTCCAACGCCATTTCCGGCATCACGCTGGTCGGAGCGCTGATTTCCTCGACCCTGCTGCCCGAGCACCGGCAGGTCACTGCAGTGCTTGCGACGGTGGCGGTGTTCCTGGCGACGATCAACGTCGTCGGTGGCTATGTCGTGACCGACCGCATGCTGGCCATGTTCAAGAAGAAGCCCGGAGGCAAGTGAAGCCATGGTCACCATTCTGCTGATCAACCTCGCGTACGTAGTCGCCGCGATACTGTTCATTTTCGGCCTCAAGATGCTGAGTTCGCCGGCCACGGCGCGCAAGGGCAACCTCGTCTCGGCCGTCGGCATGCTGATAGCCGTCGTCGCCACGCTTTTCGACGCCCACGTGATCACCTGGCAGGAAGTCACGATCGGTGTCATCGCCGGCACGCTGGTCGGCACCATCTGGGCGCGCCGCGTGCAGATGACCGGAATGCCCGAACTGGTGGCGCTGTTCAACGGCTTCGGCGGACTCGCGAGCCTGCTGGTCGGCTGGGCCGCGCTGTACGCGCCGACCACGACCTTCATCCTGATCACGATCGCACTGGCGATCCTGATCGGTGGCGTCACGTTCACCGGCAGCGTGATGGCGTGGGCCAAGTTGAGCGAGGCGATCAGCGGCCGGCCGTTCCTGTTCGGCGGCCAGCGTGTGTTCAACGCCGCACTGCTCGCGGCGATCGTCGTCAGCTCGGTGATGTTCTGCATGCATCCGGAGAACCTCGTCTGGCTGGGCGCCGTGGTCGCGCTGTCGTTCCTGCTCGGCGTGATGGCCGTGCTGCCGATCGGCGGCGCCGACATGCCGGTCGTGATCTCGCTGATGAACAGCTACTCGGGGCTGGCTGCGTGCGCCGCGGGCTTTGCGGTCAACAACATGATCCTGATCGTCGCCGGAGCGCTGGTGGGTGCCAGCGGGATCATCCTGACCCAGATCATGTGCAAGGCGATGAACCGTTCGCTGGCGAACGTATTGTTCAGCGGTTTCGGCGCAGTCAGCGGGGCAGCCGAGAAGGTCGAGGGGGAGGTCAAGGCGATCTCGCACGAAGACGCGTACTACGTCCTCGAGGCGGCATCCAGCGTGGTGGTCGTTCCCGGCTACGGCATGGCGGTCGCCCAGGCGCAGCATACGGTCAAGGAACTGCAGGAACTGCTCGAGTCGAACGGCACCGAGATCGTCTACGCCATTCACCCGGTAGCCGGGCGCATGCCGGGGCACATGAACGTGCTGCTCGCCGAAGCCGACGTGTCGTACGACCTGCTGCTCGAGATGGACGAGATCAACCCGCGCCTGGAGAACTTCGACGTCGCGATCGTGATCGGGGCCAACGACGTGGTGAACCCCGCCGCACGGGAATCGAAGACCAGCCCGATCTACGGCATGCCGATCATCAACGTCGACAAGGCACGCACGGTATTCGTGCTCAAGCGTTCGATGGCATCCGGTTTCGCCGGTATCGACAATCCGCTGTTCTTCAAGGAGAACACACGGATGCTGTTCGGTGACGCCAAGGAGTCGATCAGCCAGCTCATCCGCCAGTTCAAGTAGCCTCTGCGGTCACCGGCTGCGCAGCACGCCCGGCCGGTGACCGCCCCTCTCCTTATCCTGGACAGGGAACACCCGGCAAGGGCCGGGTCCACGGATTACCAGACATATCCCGATCAAGCACAGCGGGTGATCGACTAGAATCCATGACGCAAAGGGAGTGCGGGTCCTGGGGACGATGGGTATCGAGTATCACTTCAAGGCGAGTGCAGACCGCGTCTTCGACCTGCTGACCAATGCGGACTTCCTGGTGCAGCGTTCGCTGGCACTCGGTGAGCTGCGGGCTGACTGCACGATCGAGGACGACGACGAACACATCGTGATCACGCTGACCCGCGAAGCCGAGCGTAGCGTGCCCGCGTTTCTCTCACCGCTGTTCCAGAGCCGCCAGACACTGGAGATCGTCGAGCGCTGGACGGTGCGCGGGACGACCCGGCTCGGCCATTCGGTGCTGGTGTTGCGCGGGCAGTCGGTCAGCGTCGAATCCGAACTGAAACTGCGCCCGGAGCCGTTGGGGAGCTGCACCTACACCGTGAATCACACCGTACACGCGCCCATTCCATTGATCGGACGACGCGTCGAAAGCTACTTCCTCGGCCAGACCGAAGCCACGGCGCGTGCCGAGCTCGATCATCTGGCGGGGAGGCTCCGCTGAGCAGCGACTCAGCCGACGACGACCTCGCTTCGCAACAGGGTCTCCGAACGCAGCGACTTCGACACCAGGCAGTTTCGCTCGGCCTTTTCGAGCAGCCGCGTGCCCAGCCCGGCATCGCCACCAGCCGGAATCCGCAGCTTCACCTGCAACTCGATATGCGTGAACCACAATCCCTCATCCGTGCGGTCCAGCACCCCGACCGCCTCGCAGTCGATTTCGCTCCAGTCGAACCGCGATGCATTGGCCACGGCGCGAAAACTGAGCACGTAGCAGTCCGCCACGGCTGCCACGAACAGCGTTTCCGGAGACCAGTTGCCTTCCGGTCCGCCAAACTCGGGCGGCGCCGTGCTCTGGATATCCTCCAGGTCCGGGCTGCGTACGGTTACGGAACTTCCGGGCGTAGCGAGCGCATCGACCGCGTAGCGGTGCGGGAAAGGGTGCATCGAGGATCCTCCCGGACGATTCAGTCTTCGAGCGCCTTGACGCCTTTTTCGTAGCGCGTATAGACGTACACGGGGATATCGAGCCCGCCGAGATGCTCATCGACCAGCTTGCGCACATCGTCCCATTCCAGGCGGCCCACACCGGTCGCCAGTCGCGGCAGCGCAAGACTGGTGAACTTCTCTTCGAGCACGAGCTTGTGCAGTGCCCGCAGCGCGTGATTGACGTTCGGAAGCGTCGCCTGCCCCGGCTTTGCCCCTTGACCGTAGGCTGCATCCTGCGTCATCAGGTTCACGATGCGCTGTCCGTCCACCGTCGGCCACGCCCACAGTTCACCCGCCTTCGGATGCATGGTCTGGCAGTAATGCCGGAAATCCTTGTACAGCGCCGGCCAGTGCTCACGCAGCGCGAGGGCTAGCCCCTGGGCGAAGTTGTCGTTGGGGGAAACTCCGTGCGCGATTGCCTGCGCTCCGCTGAGCAGGATGTCCCCGTGTACTTCCTTGATCATGATGCCTCCGAAACCCATGAAGATCCGGCGCCAGCCGGCCGGGCGCGATGATAAACGAGAAGCCCGCGGTTCAGACAGTCGGCAGGACAGTCGGCAGGACGTCGCTCGGCTGAACACCGCTGGCGAAAAGGTCGAGCTGCTCGGGTTCGCCCTCCTCGCGCAGGTCGACGAAACGCACGCCGACACCGAGCAGCCGCACCGCGAGCTCGCTGCGCTGCAACGCGCCCGCCAGCAATGCATCGACCTGCTGCGGCTCGGGCGTGCGTGCAGCACACTCCACGGTGGTCACACGGAAATCGGCAAACTTCAGCTTCACGAATACCTTGGTAACGATGTAATCGTCGCTGACGCGCCGCAACCGCGAGCGCAATGCCAGCAGCAGCTCCGCCATCTGGCGCGCGCAGGCCGCATGGCCGTGCAGATCGTCGGTAAAGGTGCGCTCCACGCTGAGCGACTTGCGACGCTGGTTCGGCATCACCGGGCGCTCGTCGATGCCACGACTGAGTTCGTACATGCGCTGACCGAAGCGTCCGAACTGGCGCGTCAGCTCGAACAGCGGCAATTCCCTGAGGTCAGCGCAGCGCTCGACCCCCATCGCCTGCAGGCGATCCGCCGTTGCCTTGCCCACGCCCCAGATCCGCCGTACCGGCAGCGCTGCCACGAAGGCATCGACCTGTGCCGGCAGCACCACGAACTCGCCATCGGGCTTGTTCCAGTCGCTGGCAATCTTGGCGAGGAACTTGTTCGGCGCCACTCCGGCCGACACCGTGATGCCCGTTTCCGCGCGCACCCGGCGGCGGATTTCACGTGCGATCAGCGTGGCGCTGCCGTGACAGGCTTCCGCTGCGCTGACGTCGAGGAAGGCTTCGTCGAGCGACAGCGGTTCGACCAGGTCGGTGTAGTCATGGAAGATGCGCCGGATCTGTTGCGAGACTTCGCGGTACCTGGGGAAATCCGGCGGGATGATGATCAACCCGGGGCAAAGGCGCCGCGCCTGCGCCGAAGGCATCGCCGAATGCACGCCATAGCTGCGCGCCGGGTAATTGCAGGTGGTGATCACGCCACGCCGCTCGGGGCTGCCGCCGACCGCGACCGCAAGCCCCGCCAGCGCAGGGTCGTCGCGGATCTCGACCGCCGCAAAGAAGCAGTCGCAATCGCAGTGGATGATCTTGCGCTGTGGTGAAGCGTCGGACATCGGGTGGCAACGATGGATGCCGGAACCGCGGCATTATCGCAGCATGCATCCCGGCGCGCTCGCACACCACGCGTGGCTGCTTTATGATCGTGGCCCTGACCCACCGGGAATCATCCGCCATCACGGAGGCTGCCATGAGCGAATCTGCACCCACGCCGACCCTGACCCGCACCGCGATGGGCATCGTGCCCGGACGCCCACTCAACGTGAGCCGGGGCGGCATCGAGGAACTGCGACGCGACATCCAGACGCTGATGGACATCGAAGCCATCAAGCAACTCAAGCACTCGTACTTCCGCTGCATCGATACCGCGAATTTCGACGAACTGGCGGAGAAGTTCCACGACGATGTGTATGTGCACTTCGTCGGCGGCACCTACGAGTGGAAGCTCGACGGCAAGGCAGCCTACCTCGCCGCCGTGACGACATCCTTCCATCGCCAGTCGATCGGCCATCACAACGGCCACCATCCCGAGATCCAGATCCTCAGCGATACCGAGGCCACCGGCATCTGGTACCTCGCCGACAACATGTGGCAGCTCGACTCCAAATATTTCACGACCGGCACCGCGATCTACTGGGACCGCTACCTCAAGGTCGACGGTCGCTGGCTGATCCGCGAGACACGCTACCGCAGGGTTTACGAGCTGAACTCGATAC is part of the Pseudomonadales bacterium genome and harbors:
- a CDS encoding NAD(P) transhydrogenase subunit alpha; this encodes MEPVYLIFILMLSIFLGFELINKVPSTLHTPLMSGSNAISGITLVGALISSTLLPEHRQVTAVLATVAVFLATINVVGGYVVTDRMLAMFKKKPGGK
- a CDS encoding Appr-1-p processing protein; its protein translation is MIKEVHGDILLSGAQAIAHGVSPNDNFAQGLALALREHWPALYKDFRHYCQTMHPKAGELWAWPTVDGQRIVNLMTQDAAYGQGAKPGQATLPNVNHALRALHKLVLEEKFTSLALPRLATGVGRLEWDDVRKLVDEHLGGLDIPVYVYTRYEKGVKALED
- a CDS encoding nuclear transport factor 2 family protein; translated protein: MSESAPTPTLTRTAMGIVPGRPLNVSRGGIEELRRDIQTLMDIEAIKQLKHSYFRCIDTANFDELAEKFHDDVYVHFVGGTYEWKLDGKAAYLAAVTTSFHRQSIGHHNGHHPEIQILSDTEATGIWYLADNMWQLDSKYFTTGTAIYWDRYLKVDGRWLIRETRYRRVYELNSILPERPQPAVHYLGQHGSPV
- a CDS encoding PQQ-binding-like beta-propeller repeat protein codes for the protein MADAAFRHLRRFAACLALLACAPGLAGTAAWKPDALVPGSPFRGLHGLAFGPDGMIYAGSVIGQAIHRVDPATGASSVVVAPPHGEADDVEFGPDGTMYWTGFTQGTLNSRTPDGSLHVIARGLPGLNSLALDARGRLFGSQVFMDDALWEFDTTGKREPRLVRRDLGGLNGFDFGADGRLCGPLWFRGQIVCIDVDSGQTDVVAQGLKQPAAANFDSQGRLFAIDNETGEIFRIDIAAKRRELVATAPSNLDNLAFAPDDRLFVTNMADNAIYEVNLADGSVRTVVASALTLPGGIAVDGRTLYVADTFSIAAVELPTGHVRDVSRTLNDSAYPQLAATSPGRLATASTQTGLLQLRDTATGAVIGRWSGLAQPLALAMPDAGHIAVAEAATGGRLLLLDAHDSVARQVIASGFDVPGGLVVTADGYVLTGQSAGEVIMLGHAGTRRTLARGLARPQGIAALSDGSLVLVEVGARRLLRLDPHSGEITVVAHDLPLGIPGRDGQAPEAAPIGVAVDAEDTIYLGIDRDGSILRLRRH
- a CDS encoding OsmC family protein; this translates as MHPFPHRYAVDALATPGSSVTVRSPDLEDIQSTAPPEFGGPEGNWSPETLFVAAVADCYVLSFRAVANASRFDWSEIDCEAVGVLDRTDEGLWFTHIELQVKLRIPAGGDAGLGTRLLEKAERNCLVSKSLRSETLLRSEVVVG
- a CDS encoding DUF2505 family protein, with amino-acid sequence MGIEYHFKASADRVFDLLTNADFLVQRSLALGELRADCTIEDDDEHIVITLTREAERSVPAFLSPLFQSRQTLEIVERWTVRGTTRLGHSVLVLRGQSVSVESELKLRPEPLGSCTYTVNHTVHAPIPLIGRRVESYFLGQTEATARAELDHLAGRLR
- a CDS encoding Re/Si-specific NAD(P)(+) transhydrogenase subunit alpha, whose amino-acid sequence is MLIGVAREQLDGENRTALIPANVQKLVRAGAEVLIEAGSGLGAGYADAEYEAAGARISADRRDVLSRADLVLRLHKPSIDEVAMLKRGAIHVSYLDPFNEAALIDAFATAGVSSISMEMIPRTTRSQKMDALSSQANLAGYVMVLMATTRLPRILPMMMTPAGTLKPAHVFVIGAGVAGLQAIATARRLGAKVVAFDTRAVVAEQVHSLGAKFLEIDLGETGQTKDGYAVQLTPEQLEKQKQGQAKQIAESDVVITTAQVFGRKPPILVTRDMMAGMRPGSVIVDMAAETGGNVEGSVAGQTVVVNGVTIVGDGNWANQVARDASQMYSSNLYNLIEEFWNKDEKRMVLNFDDDIIQGCVITHDGAIVNQTIKNLKR
- a CDS encoding NAD(P)(+) transhydrogenase (Re/Si-specific) subunit beta; amino-acid sequence: MVTILLINLAYVVAAILFIFGLKMLSSPATARKGNLVSAVGMLIAVVATLFDAHVITWQEVTIGVIAGTLVGTIWARRVQMTGMPELVALFNGFGGLASLLVGWAALYAPTTTFILITIALAILIGGVTFTGSVMAWAKLSEAISGRPFLFGGQRVFNAALLAAIVVSSVMFCMHPENLVWLGAVVALSFLLGVMAVLPIGGADMPVVISLMNSYSGLAACAAGFAVNNMILIVAGALVGASGIILTQIMCKAMNRSLANVLFSGFGAVSGAAEKVEGEVKAISHEDAYYVLEAASSVVVVPGYGMAVAQAQHTVKELQELLESNGTEIVYAIHPVAGRMPGHMNVLLAEADVSYDLLLEMDEINPRLENFDVAIVIGANDVVNPAARESKTSPIYGMPIINVDKARTVFVLKRSMASGFAGIDNPLFFKENTRMLFGDAKESISQLIRQFK
- the dinB gene encoding DNA polymerase IV; its protein translation is MSDASPQRKIIHCDCDCFFAAVEIRDDPALAGLAVAVGGSPERRGVITTCNYPARSYGVHSAMPSAQARRLCPGLIIIPPDFPRYREVSQQIRRIFHDYTDLVEPLSLDEAFLDVSAAEACHGSATLIAREIRRRVRAETGITVSAGVAPNKFLAKIASDWNKPDGEFVVLPAQVDAFVAALPVRRIWGVGKATADRLQAMGVERCADLRELPLFELTRQFGRFGQRMYELSRGIDERPVMPNQRRKSLSVERTFTDDLHGHAACARQMAELLLALRSRLRRVSDDYIVTKVFVKLKFADFRVTTVECAARTPEPQQVDALLAGALQRSELAVRLLGVGVRFVDLREEGEPEQLDLFASGVQPSDVLPTVLPTV